The DNA region GTCTCAAATTCGGGCTAGCAAGGACGGCAGACCAGGCCAGGCGAAGCGTCTCCGGCCCTTCCCGGGACGGGCATCCGCGCCGGGCCGCGGGCTTCCCCGGCAGCGCCTCCGCCGAGCCGGCAGGGGAAGGCTTACCTTCCTCGGTGGCCGGCAGGAGGTGGTCGCTGCTAGCCAGCGGGATGCAGAGGTCGTTGTCCTGGGGAAAGCGATCGCACTCGAGCATGTCGGGCCAGGGGAAGCCGAAGGCGGACATGACCGGGGCGCAGCGGTCCTTCACCTGCACGCAGAGCGAGTGGCACGGCTGGATGGTCTCGTCCAGGTCGTCGAGGCAGACGGGGGCGAAGAGCGAGCACAGGAACTTCTTGGTGTCTGGGTGGCACTGCTTCATGACCAGCGGGATCCAGGCGCCCGCCTGCTCCAGCACCTCTTTCATGGTCTCGTGGCCCAGCAGGTTGGGCAGCCGCATGTTCTGGTACTCGATGCCATGGCACAGCTGCAGGGTGGCCGGGATGGGCTTGCAGTTGCTGCGCTTGTAGGAGAAGTCGGGCTGGCCGAAGAGGAAGAGCCCGCGCGCCGAGCCCAGGCAGCAGTGCGAGGCGAGCACGAGCAGCAGCAGCGAGCCGGGGCCCTGCGGCATGGTGGGCGCGCGACCCCCGCGGGGGCGGAGAGAGCCGAGCCGGGGGAAGCGCGAGGCGACCGGAGCCCGAGCTCGACCCGGGCGCGCTCAGGGGATCGAGGGAGCCGGCGGCAGGCGCGCGGAGGAGCCGGGCACCGGGAGGCGCGGGCGAGGCGCTGCAAGCCGACGCGCGGCTCCGGGGGGCGCCGACCCGGGGGAGCAGAGTGAGCCggggctggggcacagcc from Oryctolagus cuniculus chromosome 8, mOryCun1.1, whole genome shotgun sequence includes:
- the SFRP2 gene encoding secreted frizzled-related protein 2, with protein sequence MPQGPGSLLLLVLASHCCLGSARGLFLFGQPDFSYKRSNCKPIPATLQLCHGIEYQNMRLPNLLGHETMKEVLEQAGAWIPLVMKQCHPDTKKFLCSLFAPVCLDDLDETIQPCHSLCVQVKDRCAPVMSAFGFPWPDMLECDRFPQDNDLCIPLASSDHLLPATEEAPKVCEACKSKNEDDNDIMETLCKNDFALKIKVKEITYINRDTKIILETKSKTIYKLNGVSERDLKKSVLWLKDSLQCTCEEMNDINAPYLVMGQKQGGELVITSVKRWQKGQREFKRISRSIRKLQC